The sequence GAAGCACACCTTCTGTTTTGGCTTCCTCATCAAATGCCGCTTTATCGGTTTCATACGAAAACAGCAGATCCCCCGGCCGGACAGGATCTCCTTTTGCTTTATGCCATTTGCTGATGATGCAGGTTTCTACACTCTGTCCCTGCCGTGGCATAATGACTGGTACTGCCATATGACTTGTAATTACAAGTTTATATTTAGTTCAAAATATAATAATAAATACAGTCGATACAAATGTATATATTTTAGCTTGTATTTACAAGTTAATTTTGTATATTTACATTCTGATAGATCATTTTTTCTTATATTTGGGTTGTGAACGATCATTCCATACCACAGCACCGGCAGTTGTATGAACTTTTACGGCGGCATATCCGGGAAGGAGTGTACCGCGAAGGAGATCTGCTTCCTTCTGAAAATGAACTCTGCCGGATTCATAACCTCACGCGTCCGACTGTACGCCAGGCCCTGAGCCGTCTGGCGGCCGAAGGATTCATTGTCCGGCAGCAGGGAAAGGGCAGCATCGTTCGTTCTTTCCCAAAAGACATTGGAATTCTTTCGGTTGCCGGTACAACATCTGCACTGGGCGCCAATAACCTCCGTACCGAAATTCTTGTTAAACCGACGATCAGACCATGGGATGAGGAATTTATGTTTCCTTTGTCTTCCCTTGAAAAGGAATCAGGCTGTATTTATATGGAACGGCTGAGATTGTACAATGGTCGGCCGA is a genomic window of Bacteroidales bacterium containing:
- a CDS encoding GntR family transcriptional regulator, yielding MNDHSIPQHRQLYELLRRHIREGVYREGDLLPSENELCRIHNLTRPTVRQALSRLAAEGFIVRQQGKGSIVRSFPKDIGILSVAGTTSALGANNLRTEILVKPTIRPWDEEFMFPLSSLEKESGCIYMERLRLYNGRPIFYDINYIPNVNLPRFTSLQFKDRSLFEILRTRYQIEIIGGQ